A section of the Pan paniscus chromosome 11, NHGRI_mPanPan1-v2.0_pri, whole genome shotgun sequence genome encodes:
- the LOC100971506 gene encoding ADP-ribosylation factor 4-like: MHILLFGLDAAGKMTILYKLKLGEIVTTIPTTGFNVETVEYKNTCFTVRDVGGQDRIRPLWKHYFQNTQGLIFVVDSNDRGRIQEAADELQKMLLVDDLRDAVLLLFANKQDLPNDMAVSEMTDKLSLQSLHNRTWYVQATCATQGTGLYEGRD, translated from the coding sequence ATGCACATTTTGCTATTTGGATTGGATGCTGCTGGCAAGATGACCATTCTGTATAAACTGAAGTTAGGGGAGATAGTCACCACCATTCCTACCACTGGTTTTAACGTGGAAACAGTAGAGTATAAGAACACTTGTTTCACAGTACGGGATGTTGGTGGTCAAGACAGAATTAGGCCTCTCTGGAAGCATTACTTCCAGAATACCCAGGGTCTTATTTTTGTGGTAGATAGCAATGATCGTGGAAGAATTCAGGAAGCAGCAGATGAGCTGCAGAAAATGCTTCTGGTAGATGACTTGAGAGATGCAGTACTGCTGCTTTTTGCAAACAAACAGGATTTGCCAAATGATATGGCCGTCAGTGAAATGACAGATAAACTAAGTCTTCAGTCTCTTCATAACAGAACATGGTATGTTCAAGCCACTTGTGCAACACAAGGAACTGGTCTGTATGAGGGACGTGACTGA